The following proteins are encoded in a genomic region of Iodidimonas sp. SYSU 1G8:
- a CDS encoding nuclear transport factor 2 family protein codes for MSDDLKYLRDRADLTDLINKYATGIDTRDWALYRSIFADEVEMDFSSYSGQPGSRMTGDAWAAGVQMMLPGFDATQHLFANMVFDIKGDEATVTVYMQAEHFLPNSLGDASHTLGGYYTHRVKRGADGWKIHATTLNVTWSRGNRHVYELARQRVAERAAAK; via the coding sequence ATGAGCGACGATCTGAAATATCTGCGCGACCGCGCCGACCTGACCGACCTGATCAACAAATACGCCACCGGCATCGATACGCGCGACTGGGCGCTCTATCGCTCGATCTTCGCCGACGAGGTCGAGATGGATTTCTCGTCCTACAGCGGCCAGCCCGGATCACGCATGACCGGCGACGCGTGGGCGGCGGGCGTGCAGATGATGCTGCCCGGCTTCGACGCCACCCAGCATCTGTTCGCCAACATGGTGTTCGACATCAAGGGCGACGAGGCGACGGTGACGGTCTACATGCAGGCCGAACACTTCCTGCCCAACTCTCTGGGCGACGCCAGTCATACGCTGGGCGGCTACTACACCCACCGCGTCAAGCGCGGCGCGGACGGCTGGAAGATCCACGCCACGACACTCAACGTGACCTGGAGCCGCGGCAACCGCCATGTCTACGAGCTGGCCCGGCAGCGGGTAGCCGAGCGCGCGGCGGCGAAATGA
- a CDS encoding TonB-dependent receptor, producing MKRVYRLGLSTSIWGLLALSVTAAVAQEAPANAKAPAAEPRRVDSVVVSARKRDESVQDVPVAITAIDKQALERYAIADLNQISTITPNLTISPTSSGAGAILYIRGVGTSSVDAGFDQSVGLVIDDVFYNRGQWVAQGFMDMQQVEVMKGPQTLYFGKNTPAGLVSIKTADPTDEFEGYARLGYEIEAREKMAEFAVSVPVSDEFGLRFAFRGSDSSGWMRNIAQSHAGIDPLGFVLPGADDYRVAGKEEYLGRVTAKWTPNDDLTVTLKAQGASLQHDGYSGALQKFGCQGPGNTPQPIFGVPDLDGECNVDFRQSRGMAPEELGANFPELKDGSSYGDYKSLALSFKVEYDLDTVNLTSVTGYHTLRSKLFDNYDFSNASQVFAFEDTEFKAFSQEVRALTRFDMPINFMIGAYYQDADLTFRNTSRIAALPPDALTGRYFSWDRTSTQDGRTWSVVGEAIWEIIDTLELSSGVRYTKERKVSHLQNSYVHALLNGVFSRDPFDSAISNDNLSPQVTLSWHATDELMVYGAYKQGFKSGGFSHSTAPRRSVLPLAEQVALLEFGPEKVKGFELGAKASLLSDTLRANLVFYRYEYSDLQVNIFDSSIAAFRVANAAAARTTGVELDVNWAASDDLMVRGAVAYNDAKYTNYIGGCWAGQTPAQGCNLQPNGGGVFQTQDLSGTQLQLAPEWEINAGFTYSVPLSNGFGLDVNLDGRYSSSYPLYPQQRPDAFQDGYFTVDAGLTLRTDDDRWALSFIGRNLTNEAVILSAVDSPLTGSGTGTPNGKWADLAGTTQRGRSMMLQLTYRFD from the coding sequence ATGAAACGAGTTTATCGGCTCGGATTGTCCACATCGATCTGGGGCTTACTGGCGCTGTCGGTCACGGCGGCGGTCGCGCAGGAGGCGCCCGCCAACGCCAAGGCCCCGGCTGCCGAACCCCGGCGCGTTGACTCGGTCGTCGTGTCGGCCCGTAAGCGCGACGAAAGCGTGCAGGACGTTCCCGTGGCCATCACGGCGATCGATAAGCAGGCGCTGGAGCGGTACGCGATCGCCGACCTGAACCAGATCTCCACCATCACGCCCAATCTGACCATCAGCCCGACGTCGAGCGGCGCCGGCGCCATCCTGTACATTCGCGGTGTCGGGACCTCCTCGGTGGATGCGGGCTTCGATCAGTCGGTTGGCCTCGTCATCGACGACGTGTTCTACAATCGTGGCCAATGGGTCGCCCAGGGCTTCATGGACATGCAGCAGGTCGAGGTGATGAAGGGCCCGCAGACGCTGTATTTCGGCAAGAACACACCCGCCGGCCTGGTCAGCATCAAGACCGCGGATCCCACCGACGAGTTCGAGGGCTATGCCCGCCTCGGCTATGAAATCGAAGCCCGCGAGAAGATGGCCGAGTTTGCCGTCTCGGTGCCGGTGTCCGATGAGTTCGGCCTGCGTTTCGCGTTTCGCGGCTCCGACTCCAGCGGCTGGATGCGCAATATCGCCCAGTCCCACGCCGGCATTGATCCGCTCGGCTTCGTGCTGCCGGGCGCGGATGACTACCGTGTCGCGGGCAAAGAGGAATATCTCGGCCGCGTGACCGCCAAGTGGACGCCCAATGACGACCTGACCGTGACCCTGAAGGCGCAGGGAGCGTCCTTGCAGCATGATGGCTATTCGGGCGCGTTGCAGAAATTCGGGTGTCAGGGTCCGGGCAACACGCCGCAACCGATCTTTGGCGTGCCGGACCTGGACGGCGAGTGCAATGTGGACTTCCGCCAGTCTCGCGGCATGGCACCCGAGGAACTGGGCGCCAACTTCCCGGAACTGAAAGACGGGTCCTCCTATGGCGACTACAAGAGTCTGGCGCTGTCCTTCAAGGTCGAATACGACCTCGACACGGTGAACCTGACCTCGGTGACCGGCTATCACACCCTGCGCAGCAAGCTGTTCGACAATTACGACTTCTCGAACGCGTCGCAGGTGTTCGCATTCGAAGACACGGAATTCAAGGCGTTCAGCCAAGAGGTCCGTGCGCTGACCCGGTTCGACATGCCGATCAACTTCATGATCGGTGCCTACTACCAGGATGCCGACCTCACCTTCCGCAACACCTCGCGCATCGCGGCGCTGCCGCCGGATGCCTTGACCGGCCGCTATTTCAGCTGGGACCGCACATCGACCCAGGACGGGCGAACCTGGTCGGTGGTCGGCGAGGCCATCTGGGAGATCATCGACACGCTCGAGCTGTCGAGCGGCGTCCGCTACACCAAGGAGCGCAAGGTCTCGCACCTGCAGAACAGCTATGTCCATGCCCTGCTGAACGGCGTGTTCTCGCGCGATCCGTTCGACAGCGCCATCAGTAACGACAATCTGTCGCCGCAGGTCACCCTGAGCTGGCACGCGACCGACGAACTGATGGTCTACGGCGCCTATAAGCAGGGCTTCAAGTCGGGCGGCTTCTCGCACAGCACGGCGCCGCGCCGAAGCGTGCTGCCGCTGGCCGAACAGGTCGCGCTGCTCGAGTTCGGTCCGGAGAAGGTGAAGGGGTTCGAGCTGGGGGCGAAGGCCTCGCTCCTGTCGGACACCCTGCGCGCGAACCTGGTGTTCTACCGCTACGAATACAGCGATCTGCAGGTCAACATCTTCGATAGCTCCATCGCGGCCTTCCGCGTCGCGAATGCGGCGGCGGCCCGCACCACCGGCGTCGAGCTGGACGTGAACTGGGCGGCGAGCGACGACCTGATGGTCCGCGGCGCCGTGGCCTACAACGACGCCAAGTATACCAACTATATTGGCGGCTGCTGGGCGGGCCAGACTCCGGCTCAAGGCTGCAACCTGCAGCCCAATGGCGGCGGCGTCTTCCAGACCCAGGATCTGTCGGGCACGCAGCTCCAACTGGCGCCGGAATGGGAGATCAACGCCGGCTTCACCTATAGCGTCCCGCTGTCCAACGGCTTCGGCCTCGACGTCAATCTGGACGGCCGCTATTCCAGCTCCTATCCCCTCTACCCGCAGCAGCGCCCCGACGCGTTCCAGGACGGATACTTCACCGTCGACGCGGGTCTGACGTTGCGCACCGACGACGATCGCTGGGCCCTGTCCTTCATCGGTCGCAACCTGACCAACGAAGCGGTCATCCTCAGCGCCGTGGATTCGCCCCTGACCGGTTCCGGCACTGGAACGCCGAATGGCAAGTGGGCCGATCTGGCCGGCACCACCCAGCGTGGCCGCAGCATGATGCTGCAGCTCACCTATCGCTTCGACTGA
- a CDS encoding nuclear transport factor 2 family protein, producing the protein MTETLEDRIRRLEDIEAIRQLKARYCQACDDDHNPDKVAACFVPDGLWEGKNIGVYAKSHDAIKAYIGGVRASGRMRNSAHMVTNPIIQVTGDRATGEWRFIMLFTGKINDGSLQYHRIIGFYEEEYVRVDGRWLFEGLHVTVEESGPYSTEDSKFV; encoded by the coding sequence ATGACGGAAACACTGGAAGACCGCATCCGGCGGCTCGAGGATATCGAGGCGATCAGGCAGCTCAAGGCGCGCTACTGCCAGGCGTGCGACGACGATCACAATCCCGACAAGGTGGCCGCCTGTTTCGTGCCCGATGGCTTGTGGGAAGGCAAGAATATCGGCGTGTACGCCAAGAGTCACGACGCCATCAAAGCCTATATCGGCGGCGTTCGGGCCAGCGGGCGCATGCGTAATTCCGCCCATATGGTCACCAACCCCATCATCCAGGTCACCGGCGACCGGGCCACGGGCGAATGGCGCTTCATCATGCTGTTCACCGGCAAGATCAACGACGGTTCGCTGCAGTACCACCGGATCATCGGCTTCTACGAGGAAGAGTATGTGCGGGTGGACGGCCGCTGGCTGTTCGAGGGTCTGCACGTGACGGTCGAGGAAAGCGGTCCCTATTCCACCGAGGATAGCAAATTCGTCTGA
- a CDS encoding TetR/AcrR family transcriptional regulator has protein sequence MSQLVGKKSRGQPGRDTWQARKSAETRSEILDATIRSYIEVGYSRTTLQQIADRTGLSRGAIIYHFPSMVEVTQAAVSHLQQKRLAIYRDTLETIEGREDFVDHALETLWQQISDPLFTAYNELTVAARTDPELEAILRPAQEEYEREWDRIGRAHSHASSDQDDRFALTADLAQYLMIGMAVSFMWTDADYRRRRLIEDLKVHIRSLLRDGVPREVDEAIARHDVKRGVPGE, from the coding sequence ATGTCTCAATTGGTTGGCAAGAAAAGCCGGGGACAGCCCGGCCGGGATACCTGGCAGGCGCGCAAAAGCGCCGAGACCCGAAGCGAAATCCTGGATGCTACCATTCGCTCCTATATCGAGGTCGGATACAGCCGGACCACCCTCCAGCAGATCGCCGACCGGACGGGTCTGTCGCGCGGCGCGATCATCTATCATTTCCCGTCCATGGTCGAAGTCACACAGGCGGCGGTCTCGCATTTGCAGCAAAAGCGCTTGGCGATCTACCGCGATACGCTGGAGACGATCGAGGGGCGCGAGGATTTCGTCGATCACGCGCTGGAGACGCTCTGGCAACAGATTTCCGATCCCCTGTTCACCGCCTATAACGAACTGACCGTCGCCGCCCGTACGGATCCGGAACTGGAGGCGATCCTGCGTCCGGCACAGGAGGAGTATGAGCGGGAGTGGGACCGGATCGGCCGCGCTCACTCGCACGCCTCATCGGATCAGGACGATCGCTTCGCGCTGACCGCCGATCTCGCCCAGTACCTGATGATCGGCATGGCCGTCAGCTTCATGTGGACCGACGCGGATTATCGCCGCCGCCGTTTGATCGAGGACCTGAAGGTCCACATCCGCTCGCTGCTGCGTGACGGCGTGCCCCGGGAAGTGGACGAGGCGATCGCCCGTCATGACGTGAAGCGCGGCGTACCGGGAGAATAG
- a CDS encoding LysR family transcriptional regulator codes for MSMAETPRLWVKIDLGSAGQVGPGKIALLRGIAEKRSIAAAARDMKMSYRRAWLLIDELNGIFGQPVLVTHIGGKGHGGAELTSFGQRLIDAFGLIQQRADHAAREELAALAAEIQPRP; via the coding sequence ATGAGCATGGCCGAAACGCCGCGTCTTTGGGTAAAGATCGATCTGGGCAGCGCCGGCCAGGTCGGCCCGGGCAAGATCGCGCTGCTGCGCGGGATCGCCGAGAAGCGGTCGATCGCCGCCGCGGCGCGCGACATGAAGATGTCCTATCGCCGGGCATGGCTGCTGATCGATGAACTCAACGGCATCTTCGGACAGCCGGTGCTGGTCACCCATATCGGCGGCAAGGGTCACGGCGGCGCCGAACTCACCTCCTTCGGCCAACGCCTCATCGACGCCTTCGGCCTGATTCAGCAACGGGCCGATCACGCCGCGCGCGAGGAACTGGCCGCCCTGGCCGCCGAGATCCAGCCCCGCCCCTAA
- a CDS encoding PAS domain S-box protein, with product MLDRAALKSLFSEDASSSLVRLIFERAPAAMAIVDRDMRYLAVSDRWYKDYELGDADLLGRSHYDVFPDVPERWREEHRRCLAGEHMVCEQDEFVRDDGRSVWIRWEIVPVIGESGAIEGMIMLTEVVTKHIEAEKARKEAEIAQQVAHVGSWDWDIATDEISCSAEMCMVLGLDPVRRSFRMDDLLAFVHPLDREFVLGRVNMVRAGEMPDPELETRALTAAGALIWVRMVIRTSQREAGRALMVHGVIQEVTEQKLAQRELAFRDRAIDTAASPLTIATLKGQYTYANQAFVELLGLESTEQVLGLGAIDFVVDRGMVSGSIASLMETGRWTGELVFRRADGGEVDVSVYAAMVRDDDGAPHRIVVSYSDITDRNKVMQALARRERQLRQAQELARLGPWRFDLSTRLYHAPPETRQVLGLPDDYATYGMDHATRAVHPDDLARVEAVARQLIDGTLDMAEVQYRYLSPGREVTHVRVIMSAERDDSGRATALTGLIQDVTPSKELEAAHRETERAMSALMRNLSGVVYRCDNDERWTMRFVSDACQRLMGYEPHELIGNSVVSYNDVIDPRDRQRVWQGIQDAVGNRRAFQLSYRIIRKDGDLRWVLEQGSAIRDQNDAVVAIEGYIADITEEQRVVERLQESEARNRAIMESASVAIITTDEYGVIESFNPEAERLFGYLAGEATGRNLSLLMPAGYAEDSDGFMARLRDEAAGRAGLAAPRELTAVRKNGEVFPVDLAVSEMRMGDRKIFIGSLRDLTERKKAEARLNQAQKMETVGQLVGGVAHDFNNLLMAMQLNLELANMLAADRPDVAESITVALNAVDRGAELTRRLLAFSRQQPLDPKVIRVNELVRNMMRLLHRLLEEAIDTHTVLDANVYPVEVDPAQLEAALVNLVVNARDAMPDGGRLTIETANLEIDGFLASQFEDMVPGHYAVVAVSDTGIGMPPEVQARAFDPFFTTKEVGKGSGLGLSMVYGFAKQSGGHVRIYSEQGHGTTVKLFFPRSYATPTATAPRPAPVVIRPGSETILLVEDDGDVRLTVERLLKSLGYTVIAAADGPSALALVDEGLRPDLLLADVVLPKGMSGRDVSIAVAERAPKCRILFMSGYTEDAVMHHGRLDEGVVLLSKPFPRELLASKVRELLDA from the coding sequence GTGCTCGATCGGGCCGCTCTGAAAAGCCTCTTTTCGGAGGACGCGTCCAGTTCCCTCGTCCGCCTGATCTTCGAACGTGCGCCCGCCGCCATGGCCATCGTCGATCGGGACATGCGGTATCTGGCGGTCAGCGACCGCTGGTACAAGGACTACGAGCTGGGCGACGCTGACCTTCTCGGCAGGTCCCATTACGACGTGTTTCCCGATGTTCCGGAACGCTGGCGCGAGGAGCATCGCCGCTGTCTGGCCGGTGAGCACATGGTGTGCGAGCAGGACGAATTCGTCCGCGACGACGGGCGTTCCGTCTGGATCCGCTGGGAAATCGTGCCCGTCATCGGCGAGAGCGGGGCCATCGAAGGCATGATCATGCTCACGGAGGTCGTGACCAAGCACATCGAGGCGGAGAAGGCGCGCAAGGAGGCGGAGATCGCCCAGCAGGTTGCCCATGTCGGCAGCTGGGACTGGGACATCGCGACGGACGAAATCTCCTGCTCGGCGGAGATGTGCATGGTGCTGGGCCTCGACCCGGTGCGGCGGTCCTTCAGGATGGATGATTTGCTGGCGTTCGTTCACCCGCTCGACAGGGAGTTCGTGCTGGGGCGGGTGAACATGGTGCGGGCGGGCGAAATGCCGGACCCGGAGCTGGAGACCCGCGCGCTGACCGCCGCTGGCGCGTTGATCTGGGTGCGCATGGTCATCCGCACCAGCCAGCGCGAGGCCGGCAGGGCGCTCATGGTGCACGGCGTGATCCAGGAGGTCACCGAGCAGAAGCTTGCCCAGAGGGAGCTGGCCTTCCGTGACCGGGCCATCGACACGGCGGCGAGTCCGCTGACCATCGCGACACTTAAGGGGCAATACACCTACGCGAACCAGGCGTTCGTTGAATTGCTGGGCCTGGAGTCCACCGAGCAGGTGCTCGGCCTCGGCGCCATCGATTTCGTCGTGGATCGTGGAATGGTGAGCGGGTCCATCGCGTCGCTGATGGAGACCGGGCGGTGGACGGGTGAACTGGTGTTCCGCCGCGCCGATGGTGGCGAGGTGGATGTGAGCGTCTACGCGGCCATGGTGCGCGACGATGACGGCGCGCCGCACAGGATCGTCGTGTCCTATTCCGACATCACCGACCGCAACAAGGTCATGCAGGCCCTGGCCCGGCGCGAGAGACAGCTGCGTCAGGCACAGGAGTTGGCGCGGCTCGGCCCGTGGCGGTTCGATCTTTCGACCCGGCTCTATCATGCGCCGCCCGAGACACGGCAGGTTCTCGGGCTGCCCGACGACTACGCCACCTATGGCATGGACCATGCGACCCGGGCGGTCCACCCCGACGACCTTGCCCGCGTCGAGGCCGTGGCCAGGCAGCTCATCGACGGCACGCTCGACATGGCCGAGGTGCAGTACCGCTATCTGAGCCCCGGGCGCGAGGTGACCCATGTGCGGGTCATCATGTCCGCCGAGCGGGATGACTCCGGTCGCGCGACGGCGCTGACCGGCCTGATCCAGGACGTGACACCCTCGAAGGAACTGGAAGCGGCGCACAGGGAAACCGAACGGGCCATGTCGGCGCTGATGCGCAACCTGTCCGGCGTGGTCTACCGCTGCGACAACGACGAACGCTGGACCATGCGGTTCGTCAGTGACGCCTGCCAGCGGTTGATGGGATACGAGCCGCACGAACTGATCGGCAATTCGGTCGTTTCATACAATGACGTGATCGACCCTCGCGACCGGCAGCGCGTCTGGCAAGGCATTCAGGATGCCGTCGGCAATCGCCGGGCTTTCCAGCTGTCCTATCGGATCATCCGGAAGGATGGTGACCTGAGATGGGTTCTGGAGCAGGGCAGCGCGATCCGTGACCAGAACGATGCCGTCGTGGCGATCGAAGGCTATATCGCCGATATCACCGAGGAACAGCGGGTCGTCGAACGCCTGCAGGAAAGCGAGGCGCGCAACCGCGCGATCATGGAATCAGCCTCGGTGGCGATCATCACCACGGACGAGTACGGCGTGATCGAGTCCTTCAATCCCGAGGCTGAGCGGCTGTTCGGTTATCTGGCCGGCGAGGCGACCGGACGCAATCTGTCGCTGCTCATGCCGGCAGGGTATGCCGAGGATTCCGATGGGTTCATGGCCAGGCTGCGCGACGAGGCCGCTGGACGCGCCGGCCTTGCCGCGCCGCGCGAGCTGACCGCCGTGCGCAAGAACGGCGAGGTCTTTCCGGTCGATCTGGCCGTCAGCGAGATGCGCATGGGGGACCGCAAGATATTCATCGGCAGTCTTCGGGACCTGACCGAACGCAAGAAGGCCGAGGCACGGCTTAATCAGGCCCAGAAGATGGAGACGGTGGGCCAGCTCGTCGGCGGCGTGGCCCATGACTTCAACAATCTGCTCATGGCCATGCAGCTCAACCTGGAGCTGGCCAACATGCTGGCGGCGGACCGTCCCGACGTGGCGGAGTCGATCACCGTCGCGCTGAACGCGGTCGACAGGGGCGCGGAACTGACCCGCCGCCTGCTGGCCTTCTCGCGGCAGCAACCGCTTGATCCCAAGGTCATCCGGGTGAACGAACTGGTGCGCAACATGATGCGGCTGCTCCACCGCCTGCTCGAGGAGGCGATCGACACGCATACGGTGCTCGATGCCAACGTCTACCCCGTCGAGGTCGATCCCGCCCAGCTGGAAGCGGCGCTGGTCAATCTGGTGGTCAATGCGCGCGACGCCATGCCCGATGGCGGCAGGTTGACCATTGAAACCGCCAATCTGGAGATCGACGGGTTTCTCGCCAGCCAGTTCGAGGACATGGTTCCGGGCCACTACGCGGTGGTCGCGGTGAGCGACACCGGCATCGGCATGCCGCCCGAGGTCCAGGCGCGCGCGTTCGATCCGTTCTTCACCACGAAGGAAGTCGGCAAGGGCAGCGGGCTCGGGCTCAGCATGGTGTACGGCTTCGCCAAGCAGTCTGGCGGGCATGTTCGCATCTACAGCGAACAGGGGCATGGCACGACCGTGAAGCTGTTCTTCCCGCGCAGCTACGCCACGCCGACGGCAACCGCGCCGCGTCCGGCGCCGGTGGTGATCCGGCCAGGGTCCGAGACGATCCTGCTGGTCGAGGATGACGGCGATGTCCGCCTGACCGTGGAGAGGCTGCTCAAATCGCTGGGCTATACGGTGATCGCCGCGGCGGACGGGCCGTCGGCGCTGGCGCTCGTCGACGAGGGGCTGCGTCCTGACCTGCTGCTGGCCGACGTGGTGTTGCCAAAGGGCATGAGCGGGCGCGACGTGTCGATCGCCGTCGCCGAGCGAGCGCCCAAGTGCCGGATTTTGTTCATGTCCGGTTACACGGAAGACGCCGTGATGCATCACGGCCGGCTGGATGAAGGCGTGGTGCTGTTGTCCAAGCCGTTTCCGCGCGAGCTGCTGGCCAGCAAGGTGCGCGAATTGCTGGATGCCTGA